A window of the Verrucomicrobiota bacterium genome harbors these coding sequences:
- a CDS encoding TonB family protein, translating into MRRAWLIALAFSLTAHAAIVVVCLQKLIIPARVEIAPGDGGDQPFHVALVEVAVRDELTAARRDELTVAPPAPDIVVEPDPPDELIVFKAPPDAEPKTITGDNTATAESERLPLVSQAAPEKPSADAGAPGTRAEPLSRRNRPPAYPVIARRQGWEGTVVLDVDVLADGRVSAVTVACSSGHEVLDRAATDAVRRWLFRPAMRLGEPIADAVRVPVRFQLVPR; encoded by the coding sequence ATGCGACGTGCATGGCTCATCGCGTTGGCATTCTCGCTGACCGCCCACGCGGCCATCGTCGTCGTGTGCCTGCAGAAGCTCATCATCCCGGCCCGCGTGGAGATCGCGCCCGGCGACGGTGGCGATCAGCCTTTCCACGTCGCCCTCGTCGAGGTCGCGGTGCGCGACGAGTTGACCGCCGCGCGCCGTGACGAGCTGACCGTCGCACCGCCCGCGCCCGACATCGTCGTGGAACCCGATCCTCCCGATGAGCTCATCGTGTTCAAGGCCCCGCCCGACGCAGAGCCCAAGACCATCACGGGCGACAACACTGCAACCGCCGAGTCGGAGCGCCTCCCGCTCGTGTCACAAGCCGCGCCGGAGAAGCCATCGGCCGACGCCGGCGCGCCCGGCACGCGGGCCGAGCCGCTCTCGCGGCGCAACCGGCCGCCCGCCTACCCGGTGATCGCCCGGCGCCAGGGCTGGGAAGGCACCGTGGTGCTCGACGTCGACGTGCTCGCCGACGGCCGCGTCAGCGCCGTAACCGTCGCCTGCTCGTCGGGCCACGAGGTGCTCGACCGCGCCGCGACCGACGCCGTGCGCCGCTGGCTGTTTCGGCCCGCGATGCGCCTGGGCGAACCGATTGCCGATGCCGTTCGCGTGCCCGTCCGCTTCCAGCTCGTTCCGCGCTAG